The segment GCTAGAGATATAACGCAAAGAGGTCGACTTTCCTGATCCCACATCCCCAGTAATTACACTGATTGCCTTCTGGGCAATGGCAAAAAAAGTTCGTTGTTTAAGAGGAGCCAATGCCGGTAGAGGATAGAGATCTTTGATCGCGATATTCTGTGGGAATGGATCTTTCTTCAGGCCGTAGAAATGTCTTAGATTATCCATTAAAAACCTCCATTCGCATGTTCAAATAACTGCCCGCCACCAGTCTTTGGCTCTGATTCCCGTTTTACCCGGCTGTTAACTTCCTGATTCAATGGCTTAAGAAATCCTTTTGTTTTTTCATCCACAAAGACTTCTATCCTGTCGTAGTTTTCAAATCTTAAGACTACCTGCAAACCTACCAGACCGGTAGGAGCTTCAAAGAGCCTGCCGTCAAGTTTGACGGTTCTATCGTTATTAACCTTTCTGAGTTCTCTCTTCCGGAAATGTCGAGGAAGATTCTCCGGAGCTCCTCTTAAAAGACTGGCACTATCCAGGTAACGTCGAATCGGTTCCTGACCAGTGGTACCATGCTTTCTGTTATGATACCTCTCCAGATAATCATTGAAGTAATTATTTAATTCATTCAATGAAATCACTGTTGACAACTCCGGCAGGAATTGAGACCGAACCGTCCGGAAGAACCTTTCAATTTTTCCTTTTCCCTGTGGTCTGTATGGCCTGGCAAAGGTTAAACCAATCTCAAGGGATGCACATCCCAATTGTAGGCGGTGAGCACGGAAAGAAGGACCATTATCGACATAGAGCTTACGGGGTAATCCTCGCTTCTGGAGGGCTGTCCACAGACAATTCAGATAATTATCCAAATTCTCTGCCAAATAGAATTGCCCATGGGGTATCAGTCTGGAATGATCATCGATTATGGCAAACAGGTAAGTCTTTCTCTGCTTGCCCTCATGTAGAACAACAGGACCATGCATACAGTCGGACTGCCACAGATCATTGGTCATCTGAACCTCGAACTTTCTCATGTCCTCTTTCTTTCTGCCTGTTTCAACCTTATGCTTTTTCATCAACCGATATACTGTTGCCACCGAAACATCTTTTCCAGGTTTAAAAAGACCTTTTGATTGTGCAATTTCAACTAACCTGGGTACTGAGAGCTTTGGGTTCTCTTTTCTTAAGACAACCAATGCATCAATCGTTTCATCGTCTATACTGCGCACCCGTCCTCTATCCCCCCTGTCTTCGGGATAAAGGGCTTCAATCTTTTTCCCTCCTAACTCATAGCGGCGCTGCCAGTTTAAAATTGTGGCCTTGCTGATATAATTCCTATCCGAAAAGGGAATATCCCATTCCCTGCTTACAAGATCCCTCAGTATTCGTGATTTCTCACCCCAATAGTCTTTGACATTACATTCCACCAAAGGAAAAATAACCCCAAATCTGAATACTGCGACCTTCTCTTTCTTTTCCTGATCCATGAAGAACCTCCAGATGTTTTCTCATTTAAAATTAAATGCTGGGGGTTTTACTGTCACCGCAAAAGGCAGGTAGGGAGGATCTCCCGGCCAGGGTATTTCTTGATAATTAAGCCTGAATGTCACCTCTTTTTGATGAGGTTGGTTTGAGTCTAAATCGTGCCAGTTCTGAACTCTTGACTTCTGGAATAGAAAAGCTTTTAACCAGTATTGCTGGTTCTGTCGAGGCAGATCTTTCCGGTAGATTTCTCCTTTGATTTTATCTAGGACAGAGTTGCGGATGGCCTCCCATGGGTATTGAAATCCAGGGGGATAGCCTACTGGTCTGACTGTAAAAACTGTCCAACAATCATCACAGCGGTACCGTTTTATCCATAGTTTGGAGGCGAAACCGAAGAAGCAACGGAGTACGAAACCGTGTCCCCAGAGATGGGAACTACTACATTTTGGACAGGATATCGGTTTTTCCCAGGGAAAATCCTTTCCAAGGGCTTGAAGTTTTTCCAAACATATCCGAAAAAGAAGTAACAGTTAATTTCCTCCTTTCGGGGAGGGGTTGAGTTTTAAGGAGCAAACGTCTTTGGTTGGAGGTTGCTCCTTTTTTTATGTTCGGATTATGAGTAAATTGATTTAACTGATATGTGAAATGTTCTAACTCAGTAAGAGAAATTCATGGGCGGATTATTGAATATAATTTGCGAGATTACAGCACCA is part of the Oceanispirochaeta sp. M1 genome and harbors:
- a CDS encoding DDE-type integrase/transposase/recombinase; the protein is MDQEKKEKVAVFRFGVIFPLVECNVKDYWGEKSRILRDLVSREWDIPFSDRNYISKATILNWQRRYELGGKKIEALYPEDRGDRGRVRSIDDETIDALVVLRKENPKLSVPRLVEIAQSKGLFKPGKDVSVATVYRLMKKHKVETGRKKEDMRKFEVQMTNDLWQSDCMHGPVVLHEGKQRKTYLFAIIDDHSRLIPHGQFYLAENLDNYLNCLWTALQKRGLPRKLYVDNGPSFRAHRLQLGCASLEIGLTFARPYRPQGKGKIERFFRTVRSQFLPELSTVISLNELNNYFNDYLERYHNRKHGTTGQEPIRRYLDSASLLRGAPENLPRHFRKRELRKVNNDRTVKLDGRLFEAPTGLVGLQVVLRFENYDRIEVFVDEKTKGFLKPLNQEVNSRVKRESEPKTGGGQLFEHANGGF